Part of the Candidatus Nanopelagicales bacterium genome is shown below.
TTTAGTCAGCGCCGCAAAGCACTGCGTGGAGCTCTGGCGCAATTTGCCGGTGGGCCAGATCGATCCGAAACGGCATTGCGTGCAGCAGGAATTGATCCTGGCGCTCGGGGTGAAACATTGACCGTTGTTGAATTCGCCCGCCTGGCAGATGCACTGGCGCGCGGCTGACTGCGCGTCAGTATCGCCGAGGACTTAGCCTTCACATATGCCAGCACATGAAGTAACTGTTCGCGTTCCCGCGAAAGTGAACCTGCAGCTTTCTGTAGGGCCGCGTCGTGAAGACGGCTTTCACGAACTGGCAACGGTTTTCCACTCTGTTGCGCTCCATGACGACGTCACAGCAGTGCGCATGCCAGCAGGTTCTGGAATTTCCTTGACCTGTGATGGGGAAGGCCAGGGCGATGTTCCACTGGACTCATCTAATTTGGCATGGCGGGCAGCTCAATTACTCGCTGAGGCGTCAGGTGTGAGCGCTGATGTTGCGATTCGTATTCACAAGCAGATCCCGGTCGCAGGTGGCATGGCCGGTGGGAGCGCGGATGCAGCGGGTGCTCTCGTTGCTTGCGATGCATTGTGGGGGTTACACACACCAAAGGCCGAACTTCACGAACTTGCAGCGGTGCTCGGCAGTGATGTGCCGTTCTCTCTTCATGGTGGTACGGCGATTGGTAGTGGTCGAGGCGAG
Proteins encoded:
- a CDS encoding 4-(cytidine 5'-diphospho)-2-C-methyl-D-erythritol kinase, with translation MPAHEVTVRVPAKVNLQLSVGPRREDGFHELATVFHSVALHDDVTAVRMPAGSGISLTCDGEGQGDVPLDSSNLAWRAAQLLAEASGVSADVAIRIHKQIPVAGGMAGGSADAAGALVACDALWGLHTPKAELHELAAVLGSDVPFSLHGGTAIGSGRGEQLTPVLAKGSFHWVFALASEGLSTAAVYQECDRLREGKHVPDPYVSDNLMHALRVGDPVLLGKSLDNDLQQAAFSLRPSLQRVIEAGDEAGALGGIVSGSGPTCAFVARDGDHALDIAVALTSSGLVRSVKRSFGPAHGARII